One Kazachstania africana CBS 2517 chromosome 5, complete genome DNA window includes the following coding sequences:
- the KAFR0E04390 gene encoding uncharacterized protein (similar to Saccharomyces cerevisiae ECM17 (YJR137C); ancestral locus Anc_4.370), translating into MTFTQLSILEILAQFAQNTKIFYTAPSKAKGSSRLDDLIGVEAVRLLSQHDPFGTISSAISADALSSIFTEQTTLLRSLPQLYNLKGHPVVITVDLHVRDYSVIPALKDFNYITLVSSSAPTLLKHAQLANKLAISTKSPVFHFVDLANISDTFEGPEIEIQDTDIPEEPVDIETILSSDEHFSVVSDAATATAPDVALINLSPYGNDFSSQLPHNSILIDINIYRPWNFDQLLTLIPPSVNKIAIVQGSCRKSETKGFEPLLLDFFTDFNKIVERKIDQVVVCNVGTLSSTQDALEIIINNVTKPSPETDLYLGKQIEHEEYSDVWSSSIENVLHLESAYIKVLQQLFSSNLQVLNEYNSETVNGNSPEFGYGLFLHEQKAREELVGIVKSCLDVSLFHTENANRLVELLSEWLALSDEPLDESELNAANEVADELYKILETNQDSQAALNILNVAPSAQHFEFKSSWLVGSDAWSFDLGNSGVHQVLSSKKNINMLLIDSEPHDVRRQSHERKKDVGLYAMNFHHVYVASVAVYSSYTQMLAAFIEASRFNGPSIVLAYLPYHNENDTPLEVLKETKNAVESGYWPLYRFDPSKDDIDGEESFQLDSSVLKKELQSFLDRENKLTLLTRRNPRISRTLATSASDAITRKQEKRAKAAFDELLEGLSGPPVHIYYASDGGNASGLAAQLGNRASARGLKATVLSMDDIIVEELAGEENVVFITSTAGQGEFPQDGKSFWDEIRNSSDLDFSTLKFAVFGLGDSEYWPRKEDARYYNKPCKDLYARLEFLTAIPLVPLGLGDDQDADGYQTGYAVWEAQLWEALGVSNVEVGEEPKEFTSEDVKSASNFLRGTLASELVNESTGTIHPHDVQLAKFHGMYMQDDRDVRESRKAQGLEPLYAFMARVRTPHGTATPEQYIRMDNLSDETGNGTIKITNRATFQLHGVLKKNIKHTIRSMNSMFMDTLAGSGDVNRDIMISAIPKNSKVHKQLVDFATKASEYFLPKTTAYHEIWLKGVDDRDEPLWPETFANRKGGPRKKKTLVGGNTLVDVEPIYGPAYLPRKFKINITVPPYNDVDVWSSDVGLMTVVDPETQIIQGFNMLAGGGMGTTHNNKKTYPKIGKLLGFVKIEDVIPAIEAIVIFQRDHGDRKDRKHARLRYTIDEIGFHVFKAEIERMWGKTFLPSVPFQINSNIDYFGWVKDENGLNHFTAYIENGRVTNTADLPQKTGLRKVAEYMQETNSGNFTLTGNQHIIVSNIEDHHLEPIKNILNRYKLDNLDLSGLRLSSSSCVGLPTCGLGFAESERFFPIIVTEIESVLEEYGLRHDSIVLRITGCANGCARPWLAEIALVGKAPNTYNIMLGGGYYGQRLNKLYRASVKDDKIVDILRPLFKKWALEREENEKFGDFLVRSKVIQPTIDGRDFHDNIAIDAY; encoded by the coding sequence ATGACCTTCACACAATTGTCCATACTTGAGATTTTAGCTCAATTTGCTCAAAATACTAAGATTTTCTACACAGCTCCCTCGAAGGCAAAAGGATCCTCGAGATTGGATGACTTGATTGGCGTTGAGGCCGTGAGGCTATTGAGTCAGCATGATCCATTTGGTACCATTTCTAGCGCAATTTCTGCCGATGCTCTGAGCAGCATTTTCACCGAGCAGACAACTTTGCTAAGGTCATTACCTCAATTGTACAATTTGAAGGGCCATCCTGTGGTCATCACAGTTGATCTGCATGTCCGTGACTACTCCGTCATTCCAGCGTTGAAGGACTTCAATTACATTACATTGGTTTCAAGTTCCGCTCCCACATTGTTGAAACATGCACAACTGGCTAACAAGCTTGCTATCTCAACAAAGTCGCCGGTATTCCACTTTGTCGATCTTGCCAACATCAGCGATACGTTCGAGGGTCCAGAGATCGAGATTCAGGACACCGACATTCCAGAAGAACCAGTTGACATCGAGACCATATTATCTAGTGATGAACACTTTTCCGTCGTATCTGATGCAgctactgctactgctCCTGATGTTGCTTTGATCAACTTGTCCCCGTACGGAAACGATTTTAGCAGTCAGCTTCCTCACAACAGCATTTTGATAGacataaatatttatagaCCGTGGAACTTTGACCAACTACTTACTTTAATACCACCTTCCGTCAACAAGATCGCTATTGTCCAAGGGTCCTGCAGGAAAAGTGAGACTAAGGGTTTCGAGCCATTGCTGCTAGACTTTTTTACTGATTTCAACAAGATcgttgaaagaaagatcGATCAGGTCGTTGTGTGCAACGTGGGGACACTTTCTTCCACACAAGATGCTTTAGAGATTATTATAAACAACGTGACCAAACCTTCTCCAGAGACAGATTTATATCTAGGCAAACAGATTGAACATGAAGAATACAGCGATGTGTGGTCATCATCGATCGAAAACGTTCTGCATTTGGAGTCTGCATACATCAAGGTGCTTCAACAGCTATTTTCTTCCAACTTACAAGTTCTCAATGAATACAACAGCGAGACCGTCAATGGAAACTCTCCGGAGTTTGGGTATGGTTTATTCTTGCATGAGCAAAAAGCTCGCGAAGAGCTGGTAGGAATTGTGAAGTCTTGTTTGGATGTATCTCTTTTCCACACGGAGAATGCTAATAGACTGGTAGAACTGTTGTCTGAATGGTTAGCTTTGAGCGACGAGCCGCTTGACGAAAGCGAGCTAAACGCAGCCAACGAAGTTGCAGATGAACTctacaaaattttagagACCAATCAAGATTCTCAAGCCGCcttaaatatattgaacGTGGCACCATCTGCTCAACACTTCGAGTTTAAGTCATCGTGGCTGGTTGGCTCGGATGCTTGGTCGTTCGATTTGGGTAACTCCGGTGTCCACCAAGTGCTCTCATCAAAGAAGAACATCAACATGCTGCTGATCGATTCTGAGCCACACGATGTTCGCAGACAATCCCAtgagagaaagaaagatgTTGGGTTGTATGCCATGAACTTTCACCATGTCTACGTCGCCTCCGTTGCTGTCTATTCTTCGTACACACAGATGCTGGCTGCCTTCATTGAAGCCTCGAGATTCAACGGTCCCTCCATTGTTCTGGCCTATTTACCATACcacaatgaaaatgacacGCCGTTGGAGGTGTTGAAGGAAACAAAGAACGCTGTGGAATCCGGTTATTGGCCTCTATACAGATTCGATCCAAGTAaggatgatattgatgGTGAGGAATCATTCCAGCTTGATTCATCCGTGTTGAAGAAGGAGTTGCAGTCATTCCTTGACAGAGAGAACAAACTGACACTACTGACGAGAAGAAACCCCCGAATCTCAAGAACTTTAGCCACGTCTGCTAGTGATGCTATTACAAGGAAACAGGAAAAGAGAGCAAAGGCCGCCTTTGACGAACTGCTAGAAGGTCTTTCTGGTCCCCCGGTCCACATCTACTATGCTTCCGACGGTGGCAATGCATCCGGGTTGGCTGCTCAATTGGGTAACAGGGCGTCTGCTAGAGGCTTGAAGGCCACTGTTCTATCGATGGACGATATAATCGTAGAAGAGCTTGCAGGTGAGGAGAACGTTGTATTTATCACTTCTACGGCAGGACAAGGTGAGTTTCCTCAGGACGGGAAGTCTTTCTGGGATGAGATCAGAAATAGTTCCGATTTAGACTTCTCTACATTGAAGTTTGCTGTGTTTGGTCTTGGTGATTCGGAGTACTGGCCGCGTAAGGAGGATGCGCGCTACTATAACAAGCCATGCAAGGATTTATATGCCAGATTAGAGTTCTTGACGGCTATTCCACTAGTTCCACTGGGACTCGGTGACGATCAGGACGCTGACGGATACCAAACAGGATACGCTGTATGGGAAGCACAGCTTTGGGAAGCTTTGGGCGTATCTAATGTGGAGGTTGGTGAGGAACCAAAGGAATTCACTTCAGAGGATGTGAAATCGGCCTCAAACTTCCTCAGGGGAACATTAGCTTCAGAATTAGTGAATGAATCTACCGGTACTATTCATCCTCATGATGTACAATTAGCGAAATTTCATGGCATGTACATGCAAGATGACCGTGATGTAAGAGAATCACGTAAGGCCCAAGGTCTAGAACCTTTGTATGCTTTTATGGCGAGAGTGAGGACCCCTCATGGTACTGCCACCCCAGAACAATATATTCGTATGGATAACCTTTCTGATGAAACAGGTAATGGTACTAttaaaattacaaataGAGCTACCTTCCAATTACATGGggttttgaaaaagaatattaaACACACCATTAGGAGCATGAACTCGATGTTTATGGACACTTTAGCCGGCTCCGGTGATGTTAATAGGGACATAATGATTTCAGCTATTCCAAAGAATTCCAAGGTACACAAGCAACTTGTCGATTTTGCTACAAAGGCATCTGAGTATTTTCTTCCAAAGACTACAGCATATCACGAAATTTGGTTGAAAGGTGTTGATGACCGTGATGAACCTTTATGGCCTGAAACGTTTGCAAATCGTAAGGGCGGTCCcagaaagaagaaaactttGGTAGGTGGTAACACTTTGGTAGATGTTGAGCCAATTTATGGTCCTGCTTACTTGccaagaaaattcaaaatcaatattacTGTCCCTCCATACAACGATGTGGATGTTTGGTCTAGTGACGTTGGATTAATGACTGTTGTTGATCCAGAGACACAGATAATTCAAGGTTTCAATATGCTAGCTGGTGGTGGTATGGGTACAACTCACAATAATAAGAAAACGTACCCTAAAATTGGTAAGTTATTAGGTTTTGTTAAGATAGAAGACGTTATTCCCGCCATCGAAGCCATTGTTATTTTCCAAAGAGATCATGGTGACCGTAAGGATCGTAAACATGCACGTCTAAGATAcacaattgatgaaatagGATTTCATGTTTTTAAGGCGGAGATCGAGAGAATGTGGGGAAAGACATTCTTGCCTAGCGTTCcctttcaaattaattcgaatattgattattttgGTTGGgtaaaagatgaaaatggtttAAATCATTTCACAGCTTACATCGAGAATGGTAGAGTTACCAACACAGCAGATTTGCCTCAGAAAACCGGTTTAAGAAAGGTTGCTGAATATATGCAAGAAACCAACTCAGGGAACTTCACATTGACAGGGAATCAACATATTATCGTAAGTAACATAGAGGACCATCATTTAGAACCGATTAAAAATATACTGAACAGGTACAAGCTAGATAACCTTGATTTGAGTGGCTTAAGGCTATCGTCCTCCTCCTGCGTTGGTTTACCCACATGTGGTCTAGGATTTGCAGAAAGTGAAAGATTTTTCCCCATTATCGTTACTGAGATCGAAAGTGTGCTGGAAGAGTATGGATTACGCCATGATTCTATCGTATTGAGAATTACAGGCTGTGCCAATGGTTGTGCGCGTCCATGGCTAGCTGAAATTGCACTAGTTGGTAAGGCTCCTAACACTTACAACATCATGTTAGGCGGTGGTTACTACGGTCAGCGTTTAAACAAGCTGTACAGGGCGTCTGTAAAGGATGACAAGATTGTCGATATCCTAAGACCactttttaaaaaatggGCTCTAGAAAGGGAAGAAAACGAGAAATTCGGTGATTTCCTCGTAAGATCCAAAGTTATCCAACCTACCATCGATGGCAGAGATTTTCACGATAATATAGCCATAGATGCTTattaa
- the KAFR0E04410 gene encoding uncharacterized protein — protein MALNNCFNALQPLHHVAGLYGSKKTFYTAPSKAKGSSRLDDLIGVEAVRLLSQHDPFGTISSAISADALSSIFTEQTTLLRSLPQLYNLKGHPVVITVDLHVRDYSVIPALKDFNYITLVSSSAPTLLKHAQLANKLAISTKSPVFHFVDLANISDTFEGPEIEIQDTDIPEEPVDIETILSSDEHFSVVSDAATATAPDVALINLSPYGNDFSSQLPHNSILIDINIYRPWNFDQLLTLIPPSVNKIAIVQGSCRKSETKGFEPLLLDFFTDFNKIVERKIDQVVVCNVGTLSSTQDALEIIINNVTKPSPETDLYLGKQIEHEEYSDVWSSSIENVLHLESAYIKVLQQLFSSNLQVLNEYNSETVNGNSPEFGYGLFLHEQKAREELVGIVKSCLDASLFHTENANRLVELLSEWLALNDKPLDESELNAANEVADELYKILETNQDSQAALNILNVAPSAQHFEFKSSWLVGSDAWSFDLGNSGVHQVLSSKKNINMLLIDSEPHDVRRQSHERKKDVGLYAMNFHHVYVASVAVYSSYTQMLAAFIEASRFNGPSIVLAYLPYHNENDTPLEVLKETKNAVESGYWPLYRFDPSKDDIDGEESFQLDSSVLKKELQSFLDRENKLTLLTRRNPELSRTLATSASDAITRKQEKRAKAAFDELLEGLSGPPVHIYYASDGGNASGLAAQLGNRASARGLKATVLSMDDIIVEELAGEENVVFITSTAGQGEFPQDGKSFWDEIRNSSDLDFSTLKFAVFGLADSEYWPRKEDARYYNKPCKDLYARLEFLTAIPLVPLGLGDDQDADGYQTGYAVWEAQLWEALGVSNVEVGDEPKAWTNEDMKINSDFLRGTIVEGLNDTSTLAIHPYDQQLTKFHGCYMQDDRDIREVRKSQGMEPLYSFMIRVRLPGGEATPDQWLLMDKLSDASGNGTFKITTRATFQLHGILKSNLKHSIRALNSELMDTLAACGDVNRNVMVAALPFNAKIHQQIADFGRKVSEHFLPRTTAYHEIWLKGVDDADYDPSWSSIFEDRQDGPNKKKVLVGGNSLVDMEPLYGPTYLPRKFKINIAVPPYNDVDVWSIDVGLVAILNQETSIVEGFNVYAGGGMGTTHNNKKTYPRTASLLGYVEAQDVIGAIEAVMVLQRERGDRKDRKHARLKYTVDDMGNEEFKQKVEELWGKTFAPERPYHFNSNIDHFGWVRDETGLNHFTVFIENGRVANTFEQEQKTGLKKIAELMKTQNSGHFRLTGNQHVLISNIKDEHLEDIKKIMAKYGLDNTAYSGLRLSSSSCVGFPTCGLAMAESERFLPSLITRVEDVLEEYGLSHNSVVMRVTGCPNGCARPWLAEIALVGKALRTYNLYLGGGYYGQRLNKLYKASVKDDEVVDIFRPLFKRWALEREDDEHFGDFLIRAGVVKPTLEGKFFHEDIAEEAY, from the coding sequence ATGGCATTGAACAACTGTTTCAATGCGCTGCAACCACTACATCATGTAGCAGGGCTATATGGCAGCAAGAAAACATTCTACACAGCTCCCTCGAAGGCAAAAGGATCCTCGAGATTGGATGACTTGATTGGCGTTGAGGCCGTGAGGCTATTGAGTCAGCATGATCCATTTGGTACCATTTCTAGCGCAATTTCTGCCGATGCTCTGAGCAGCATTTTCACCGAGCAGACAACTTTGCTAAGGTCATTACCTCAATTGTACAATTTGAAGGGCCATCCTGTGGTCATCACAGTTGATCTGCATGTCCGTGACTACTCCGTCATTCCAGCGTTGAAGGACTTCAATTACATTACATTGGTTTCAAGTTCCGCTCCCACATTGTTGAAACATGCACAACTGGCTAACAAGCTTGCTATCTCAACAAAGTCGCCGGTATTCCACTTTGTCGATCTTGCCAACATCAGCGATACGTTCGAGGGTCCAGAGATCGAGATTCAGGACACCGACATTCCAGAAGAACCAGTTGACATCGAGACCATATTATCTAGTGATGAACACTTTTCCGTCGTATCTGATGCAgctactgctactgctCCTGATGTTGCTTTGATCAACTTGTCCCCGTACGGAAACGATTTTAGCAGTCAGCTTCCTCACAACAGCATTTTGATAGacataaatatttatagaCCGTGGAACTTTGACCAACTACTTACTTTAATACCACCTTCCGTCAACAAGATCGCTATTGTCCAAGGGTCCTGCAGGAAAAGTGAGACTAAGGGTTTCGAGCCATTGCTGCTAGACTTTTTTACTGATTTCAACAAGATcgttgaaagaaagatcGATCAGGTCGTTGTGTGCAACGTGGGGACACTTTCTTCCACACAAGATGCTTTAGAGATTATTATAAACAACGTGACCAAACCTTCTCCAGAGACAGATTTATATCTAGGCAAACAGATTGAACATGAAGAATACAGCGATGTGTGGTCATCATCGATCGAAAACGTTCTGCATTTGGAGTCTGCATACATCAAGGTGCTTCAACAGCTATTTTCTTCCAACTTACAAGTTCTCAATGAATACAACAGCGAGACCGTCAATGGAAACTCTCCGGAGTTTGGGTATGGTTTATTCTTGCATGAGCAAAAAGCTCGCGAAGAGCTGGTAGGAATTGTGAAGTCTTGTTTGGATGCATCTCTTTTCCACACGGAGAATGCTAATAGACTGGTAGAACTGTTGTCTGAATGGTTAGCTTTGAACGACAAGCCGCTTGACGAAAGCGAGCTAAACGCAGCCAACGAAGTTGCAGATGAACTctacaaaattttagagACCAATCAAGATTCTCAAGCCGCcttaaatatattgaacGTGGCACCATCTGCTCAACACTTCGAGTTTAAGTCATCGTGGCTGGTTGGCTCGGATGCTTGGTCGTTCGATTTGGGTAACTCCGGTGTCCACCAAGTGCTCTCATCAAAGAAGAACATCAACATGCTGCTGATCGATTCTGAGCCACACGATGTTCGCAGACAATCCCAtgagagaaagaaagatgTTGGGTTGTATGCCATGAACTTTCACCATGTCTACGTCGCCTCCGTTGCTGTCTATTCTTCGTACACACAGATGCTGGCTGCCTTCATTGAAGCCTCGAGATTCAACGGTCCCTCCATTGTTCTGGCCTATTTACCATACcacaatgaaaatgacacGCCGTTGGAGGTGTTGAAGGAAACAAAGAACGCTGTGGAATCCGGTTATTGGCCTCTATACAGATTCGATCCAAGTAaggatgatattgatgGTGAGGAATCATTCCAGCTTGATTCATCCGTGTTGAAGAAGGAGTTGCAGTCATTCCTTGACAGAGAGAACAAACTGACACTACTGACGAGAAGAAACCCCGAACTCTCAAGAACTTTAGCCACGTCTGCTAGTGATGCTATTACAAGGAAACAGGAAAAGAGAGCAAAGGCCGCCTTTGACGAACTGCTAGAAGGTCTTTCTGGTCCCCCGGTCCACATCTACTATGCTTCCGACGGTGGCAATGCATCCGGGTTGGCTGCTCAATTGGGTAACAGGGCGTCTGCTAGAGGCTTGAAGGCCACTGTTCTATCGATGGACGATATAATCGTAGAAGAGCTTGCAGGTGAGGAGAACGTTGTATTTATCACTTCTACGGCAGGACAAGGTGAGTTTCCTCAGGACGGGAAGTCTTTCTGGGATGAGATCAGAAATAGTTCCGATTTAGACTTCTCTACATTGAAGTTTGCTGTGTTTGGTCTTGCTGATTCGGAGTACTGGCCGCGTAAGGAGGATGCGCGCTACTATAACAAGCCATGCAAGGATTTATATGCCAGATTAGAGTTCTTGACGGCTATTCCACTAGTTCCACTGGGACTCGGTGACGATCAGGACGCTGACGGATACCAAACAGGATACGCTGTATGGGAAGCACAGCTTTGGGAAGCTTTGGGCGTATCTAATGTGGAGGTTGGTGATGAACCAAAAGCATGGACAAACGAAGACATGAAAATAAACTCTGACTTTTTGAGAGGTACCATTGTTGAAGGTCTCAATGACACATCTACATTGGCCATTCATCCATATGACCAGCAACTAACTAAGTTTCATGGTTGCTACATGCAAGATGATAGAGATATTAGAGAAGTTCGTAAGTCTCAGGGTATGGAACCATTGTATAGTTTTATGATTAGAGTGAGATTACCAGGGGGTGAAGCTACACCAGATCAGTGGTTATTGATGGACAAGCTATCAGACGCATCAGGGAATGGTACTTTCAAGATTACTACAAGAGCCACGTTCCAACTTCATGGTATTCTAAAGTCTAACTTAAAGCATAGTATAAGAGCATTAAATTCGGAGCTTATGGACACTTTAGCAGCCTGTGGTGATGTTAACAGAAATGTCATGGTTGCGGCTCTGCCATTCAATGCTAAGAttcatcaacaaattgCCGATTTTGGTAGGAAGGTTTCTGAGCACTTCTTACCAAGAACTACCGCATATCATGAAATATGGTTGAAGGGAGTTGATGATGCTGATTATGATCCTTCATGGTCAagtatttttgaagatagaCAGGATGGGccaaataagaaaaaggTTTTAGTCGGTGGAAATTCATTAGTTGATATGGAACCACTTTATGGTCCAACTTACCTGccaagaaaattcaaaatcaatattgCTGTTCCTCCATACAATGATGTGGATGTTTGGTCCATTGATGTTGGTTTAGTTGCTATTTTGAATCAAGAAACTAGTATTGTTGAAGGTTTTAATGTGTATGCTGGTGGTGGTATGGGTACAACCCATAACAACAAAAAGACATATCCAAGAACTGCCTCCCTTTTGGGATATGTTGAGGCACAGGATGTTATTGGCGCTATTGAAGCTGTTATGGTTTTACAAAGAGAACGTGGTGATCGTAAGGATCGTAAACACGCACGTTTAAAGTATACCGTTGATGATATGGGaaatgaagaattcaaaCAAAAGGTCGAAGAACTTTGGGGTAAGACATTTGCACCAGAAAGGCCTTACCACTTTAATTCTAATATTGACCATTTTGGTTGGGTTAGAGATGAAACGGGTCTAAATCACTTTACTGtgttcattgaaaatggtagAGTAGCCAACACCTTTGAACAAGAGCAGAAAACTggattgaaaaaaatagctGAGTTGATGAAAACTCAAAATTCGGGACACTTCAGATTGACAGGTAATCAACATGTGTTAATATCTAATATTAAAGATGAACATTTagaagatatcaaaaaaataatggcCAAGTATGGCTTAGATAATACTGCTTACTCCGGTTTAAgattatcttcttcttcctgtGTTGGTTTCCCTACATGTGGTCTAGCTATGGCAGAATCGGAGAGATTCCTCCCATCATTGATTACCAGAGTTGAAGACGTTTTGGAAGAATATGGACTAAGTCACAATTCTGTCGTGATGAGAGTCACTGGTTGTCCAAATGGTTGTGCACGTCCTTGGTTAGCTGAAATTGCCTTAGTCGGAAAAGCTCTAAGAACATACAATTTATACTTAGGTGGTGGATACTATGGCCAAagattgaataaattgtaTAAAGCATCAGTCAAAGATGATGAGGTCGTCGACATTTTCAGACCATTATTCAAAAGGTGGGCTTTGGAAagagaagatgatgaaCATTTTGGCGATTTCTTGATCAGAGCAGGCGTTGTTAAGCCCACGTTGGAAGGAAAGTTTTTCCATGAAGATATCGCAGAAGAAGCATATTAA
- the KAFR0E04400 gene encoding SDR family oxidoreductase: MSSSEGQQDRKVAVVTGASSGIGYSVAKELAANGFVVYACSRRMEPMEPLVKEFGSDLVRLYQLDISEYAEIVQLKEYLEKELPGGKLDVLYNNAGQACSYPALDVTNEMVEDCFKVNVVGHINMTSQLAKFVINAKGTIVFTGSVTGLISIPFITIYSATKSAIHQYARGLHLELKPFGVRVINAVTGAVQTNIGDRKAIPENSLYNSKEGLSAFRSRDPISKMSSDSYAKEMVKDILSARNPVDVYRGRFARLILFMYTLLPLWLTTRLLYKKCRLDKLGHALKERDTSKTD; the protein is encoded by the coding sequence ATGAGCTCAAGTGAAGGACAACAGGATAGAAAGGTTGCAGTGGTAACAGGTGCATCATCTGGTATAGGATATTCTGTGGCAAAAGAGCTTGCAGCCAATGGATTTGTAGTTTATGCCTGTTCGCGAAGAATGGAACCGATGGAACCATTAGTTAAAGAATTTGGATCTGATTTAGTCAGGTTATATCAGCTAGATATTTCTGAGTATGCAGAGATTGTACAATTGAAGGAATATCTAGAGAAAGAGTTGCCTGGCGGGAAATTAGACGTATTATACAACAACGCCGGTCAAGCATGCTCTTATCCTGCGCTAGATGTTACAAATGAGATGGTTGAAGACTGTTTCAAGGTCAATGTGGTTGGTCACATAAACATGACTAGCCAATTGGCAAAGTTTGTGATAAATGCAAAAGGAACAATTGTATTTACTGGATCAGTGACTGGTCTGATCTCAATTCCATTTATCACGATATATTCTGCTACAAAAAGCGCAATCCATCAATATGCCAGAGGATTGCATTTAGAATTGAAACCTTTTGGCGTTAGAGTCATCAATGCTGTGACCGGTGCTGTACAGACTAATATCGGTGATCGTAAGGCAATTCCAGAAAACTCACTGTATAATTCCAAAGAGGGACTTTCTGCATTTAGATCCAGAGACCCCATTAGCAAGATGAGCTCTGATTCGTACGCAAAGGAAATGGTCAAAGACATTTTGAGTGCACGCAATCCGGTTGACGTCTACAGAGGCAGATTCGCAAGATTAATTCTCTTTATGTACACTTTGTTGCCATTGTGGCTCACCACTAGACTCCTATACAAGAAATGTAGATTGGACAAATTGGGACATGCTCTAAAAGAGAGAGACACATCAAAGACTGATTGA